From Bradyrhizobium erythrophlei:
CGCCGCGGACCACCGCTACACCATGGAGATGCTGCCGGCTCTTCTGCAGTCAAAGACGCCCAAGCTTCTGGTGTGGGGCGAGGACGACCCATTTCAGACAATCGACTATGCCGAACGCTACGCTCGCGAAATTCCGGAGACGAGGCTTGTACGGATCAAGTCGGCCGGCCACATTCCGATGGAGAATGATCCCAAGGTGGTGGCGGGAGCGCTGGCCGACTTCTTTGCTGCCAAACGAAGCTGACGGAGGAAGCCCATGAAGGTTGCGATCCTCGACGACTACCAGAACGTTGCGCTGCGGCTTGCTGACTGGTCGGCCGTCCGGCGGCACGCCGAGATCACCGTGTTCAACGACCACCTGGCTGATGCGGCAGCCGTCGTCGAGCGCCTGCGCCCGTTCGACGCGATATGCGTCATGCGCGAACGCACGCCGCTTACGAGGGAGATCCTGCAGCAGCTCCCGAACCTCAAGCTGATAGCGTCGACCGGACCGCGAAACGCCTCCATCAACATCCAGACCGCGACCGATCTCGGCATCGCGGTCACAGCGACCGGCTATGACTCCACACCCACCATCGAGTTCACCTGGTCGCTGATTCTGGCCAGCATACGAGGCATCGACCGGGAAGCCGCTTCGCTCAAGGCCGGGGGATGGCAAACGAGCCTCGGCTCAAGCCTGAGAGGTAGAAGCCTGGGTGTCGTCGGGCTGGGAAACATCGGAACAGAAGTGGCGCGCATCGGCCTCGCGTTCGGCATGAAGGCGATCGCCTGGAGCCAGAATCTCACTGAGGAGAAAGCAAGGGTCGCCGGCGCCACCCTCGTGGACAAGCAGACGTTGTTCCGCGAGGCCGACATCGTGACAGTTCATCTCGTCCTGAGCAGTCGTACCAAAGGGCTGATCGGGGCACCCGAGTTCGCCCTGATGAAGCCGACGGCGAGATTCGTCAACACATCGCGTAGTCCGATCGTCGACGAGGTGGCTCTGATCGAAGCGCTGCAGGCGCGCCGGATAGCCGGGGCGGCGGTCGACGTATTCGAGGTCGAGCCGTTGGGTCCAGATCACCCCTTCCGGAGGCTGGAGAACGTCCTCGCGACGCCTCACATCGGCTACGTAACCGAAGATCTCTATCGGACCTTCTACGGCGACGCCGCGGCCAGCATCGCAAAATGGATCGAGGTTAACGCAACGGCCGCATAGGCCTTTGCGACGAGCAAAATTTCTTATCAATACGAGGTCCAGGAATCATGAGCATGAGCAACCAGGGAAAGATCGTTCGGAATAAGGTGCTGGTCACGGGTGCAAGCGGCCTGCTGGGCGTCGCCGCGATCGAGAAGTTTCTTGCCGCGGGCTGGGAGGTGGTCGGCGTCTCGCGCCGCAAGCCCGAGCTGCCGAGCGGCCGCGACGTCCAGTTTCTATCCGTCGATCTGCGGGACGAGAAAAAGGCCCGCGCCGCGTTCGAGCCGCTGACCGACATCACCCACATCGCCTACACCGCTCTGCACGAGAAACCCGAGCTGGTAGCCGGCTGGTCGAGCAAGGAACAGATCGAGACCAACAACGCCATGCTGCGCAACGTGGTGAGCCCGATCGTGCACACCGCATCCAATTTCCGGCACATCAGCATTCTGCAGGGAACGAAGATCTATGGCGTGCACCTGCACCCGATCCCTATCCCGGCCCGCGAACGTGACGCCCACAGGGATCACCAGAACTTCTTCTTCGACCAGGAGGCCTATGTGCGTGAGATGGGCGCCCAGCACGGCTTCAACTATACGGCTCTACGCCCGCAGCTCGTCACCGGGCCCACCCCAGGCGCGTTGAACGTAGTCCCCGCCATCGGAGCCTACGCGGCAATCCGCCGCGAGAAGGGTGAACCGTTCGGTTTTCCTGGCGGTCCGTCGTTCGTCTGGGAAGCCGCCGATGCAGACCTCGTCGCGGACGTGATGGTCTGGGCTGCGCAGTCGCCCCAGGCGGCGAACCAGGCGTTCAACATCACTAACGGCGACGTGTTCGAGTGGCGCAATGTGTGGCCGGCCATGGCCGAAACCCTCGGTGCCGAAACCGGACCCGACATGCCAACGAGCGTGGCAGCATACCTCGATGAAAACGCGGATGTCTGGAACCGGATCGTCGCTAAGTACGATCTTCGCTCGCGGAACCTGCGGGAGCTGGTTGGCCAAGGGGACCAGCATGCGGACTTCGCGTTCGCTTATGGCGCGCCGGAAGGACCTCGGGCCTTCGTGAGCACCGTCAAACTGCGTCAGGCTGGGTTCACAAAGACAGTCGATACCGAGGACTCGTTCCGCAACGCACTGCAGTCTCTGATCGACCACAAGCTCTTGCCGTCAGCCGCGAAGTAGTTCCGGATGCTCGGCTCTCACCGATGCCGCTCCGCAAAGTCGCCGATCGCAGCCATTGATAGCGAAAGCGCCAAAGGGTCTTGCTTCGAATATGTACCGAGACTGACATGACGATCGCCGGATGCTGCCATCATGGAAGGTGAGAGACCCCCGAGCTTAGTCCGCTTGACCTTGCGATCGCGCCAAACGGAAATATCGTCGTGAGCAGCGAGCATCCGTTCGGTGCGGCCAATGCGGTGACGACGATCCGCGAATATGACCACGCTGACGGGCGTCTCGCGCGGGTGCTTGTTCCAAAATCTGGTGCGCGGTTTCAGAAGCCACGGGGTTTGCGCTTCGGGCCGGATGCCCGGCTCTATTGTGTGGCTCGAGACGAAGTCGTCGGTTTCGATTTCGAGACTGGAGAATGTCTCGGCGCCGTTGCGAGGCTGCCCCGCCTGAACGGCCAGGCCGTGCTCTTCTTTCCATGAGCCGAGCCATTCGCAAGGAGATGCCGCCGGCTATCCCTTTCCGTGGAAGATGCAGCGCACGAACACCTCGAGGTGCGGCGTGACAAGCACCACCAGGGTCGCGAAGGCGCTGCCGGTCACCGCGTAGGCATGGAGCGCATCGGCAATGCTCAGGTTGAGCATCCGTACCGTCCCGGCGACAACGCTCATCGTGCGCCGCCGGGAGCGGAAAGCGGATGACGGTGCCTCGTAACGGTCAGCGTAAGATTGTCTGTAGTTGGTCATCGGTCGTCTCCGTCGCGGCCCAAGCACCCGCTTGGGTCGCGAGAAGGCATGGTCAATTTTCCGCGGTCGTGGCAGACAGGACGTGGCAATATTGCTCATTCCCAGGGAGAATAGGGATAACGACAATGGATCGCTTGGCTTCGATGGAGACTTTCATCCGGGTGGTCGAGACAGGGTCCTTCTCCGGTGCCGCACGGCAGCTTCGCGTCGGGCAGCCGGCGGTCTCCAAGACCGTCGCGCAGCTCGAAAACTATCTGGGCGTCAAGCTGCTCACGCGCTCGACGCGCGGACTGACACCGACCGAGGCGGGACTCGGTTATTTCGAGCGCGCCAAGCGCGCGATCGAGGAGGCCGATGAGGCGGAACTCGCCGCGCGCGGCGCCGGCACCGGGCTGAAGGGACGATTGCGCGTTTGCGCCGCCGTTACATTTGCCCGCATTCACCTCATTCCGCTGCTGCCGCAATTCCTCGCACAACACCCGGACCTCGATCTGGAAGTCGTGCTCGACGACCGTCAGATCGACCTCGTGCAGGAGGGCATCGATCTGGCGCTGCGGATGGGAAAGCTGCTCGATTCGGCGCTGACAGTCCGCCGCATCGCTCGATGCAAGCGACTGGTCTTGGGTACGCCCGAATACTTCGAGCGTGCGGGTACCCCCGCAACGCCAGCCGATCTCAGCAAGCATCAGGCTGTCGTATATCTGCAGGGCGAAGGCAGCATCTGGTCGTTCCGGCGCGACAGCTCTGAAGCTGCGGTAAAGGTCCAAAGTAGGTTGAAGGTGACCGCGGCCGAAGGCGTCAGAGCCGCAGTGCTTGCCCATGCTGGGCTTACCATTTCGTCCGAATGGATGTTCACGCCGGAGCTGCGCTCGGGCGCCGTGCGCGCGGTGCTATCGGAATGGAGCCTGCCGCCACTCGATTTGTGGGCGGTGTTTCCGACCGGGCGAGCCGCGACAGCGAAAGCGCGGACTTTTGTTGATTTCTTCGAACGTAGCTTCAACCCGTGACAAGGATTTAGCCGAGGCGCCGGCGTTTCCGGCGCAGATGAGACGAACGAGCATCTATTCGATCCCGGCCGGCATTCAACGTCTCGGCGCGATCAGTCAAGGTGACACCAGAAGCGGAATTGCTCATCCCGAGCCCGCGAGAGAAGGAGTGTCATCATGTCCACCCAATCAACGAAGCATTCGACGAGTGTTGCCGCGGCCGTCGCGGCCGGTGTTGTCCTGTTCAGCCTGC
This genomic window contains:
- a CDS encoding D-2-hydroxyacid dehydrogenase family protein, whose protein sequence is MKVAILDDYQNVALRLADWSAVRRHAEITVFNDHLADAAAVVERLRPFDAICVMRERTPLTREILQQLPNLKLIASTGPRNASINIQTATDLGIAVTATGYDSTPTIEFTWSLILASIRGIDREAASLKAGGWQTSLGSSLRGRSLGVVGLGNIGTEVARIGLAFGMKAIAWSQNLTEEKARVAGATLVDKQTLFREADIVTVHLVLSSRTKGLIGAPEFALMKPTARFVNTSRSPIVDEVALIEALQARRIAGAAVDVFEVEPLGPDHPFRRLENVLATPHIGYVTEDLYRTFYGDAAASIAKWIEVNATAA
- a CDS encoding SDR family oxidoreductase — protein: MSNQGKIVRNKVLVTGASGLLGVAAIEKFLAAGWEVVGVSRRKPELPSGRDVQFLSVDLRDEKKARAAFEPLTDITHIAYTALHEKPELVAGWSSKEQIETNNAMLRNVVSPIVHTASNFRHISILQGTKIYGVHLHPIPIPARERDAHRDHQNFFFDQEAYVREMGAQHGFNYTALRPQLVTGPTPGALNVVPAIGAYAAIRREKGEPFGFPGGPSFVWEAADADLVADVMVWAAQSPQAANQAFNITNGDVFEWRNVWPAMAETLGAETGPDMPTSVAAYLDENADVWNRIVAKYDLRSRNLRELVGQGDQHADFAFAYGAPEGPRAFVSTVKLRQAGFTKTVDTEDSFRNALQSLIDHKLLPSAAK
- a CDS encoding LysR family transcriptional regulator, yielding MDRLASMETFIRVVETGSFSGAARQLRVGQPAVSKTVAQLENYLGVKLLTRSTRGLTPTEAGLGYFERAKRAIEEADEAELAARGAGTGLKGRLRVCAAVTFARIHLIPLLPQFLAQHPDLDLEVVLDDRQIDLVQEGIDLALRMGKLLDSALTVRRIARCKRLVLGTPEYFERAGTPATPADLSKHQAVVYLQGEGSIWSFRRDSSEAAVKVQSRLKVTAAEGVRAAVLAHAGLTISSEWMFTPELRSGAVRAVLSEWSLPPLDLWAVFPTGRAATAKARTFVDFFERSFNP